TTTAGTAACCACAATGGCGCTAATCTGTAATAATGGTTAGCATCTTTATCATTTTAGGGCAATAATCTGGAGTAAAGAAGGTAAATAATTGGGGCACCTTGAATTATAAGTTATGCCGCTTAAGAGCAGTTATCTGGAGTGAGGTATATTCAAATAAACTGAGGTGAGATGATGACTATTTTAGTATCCAAAGAAAACGCCGTAATGGTTGAACAATCAGAAATAGATGCATTAGAAGATAGATTAAAATTAGTTCAAGAACTAAAGGGAAATTCAATGGGTGTTGAAATAAAAAAATTTGGGAATGCAGTTGCTTTTTCCGTAAAGAATATTCCTGGATCTTCTTTCAATACGATTAAAGGGGTCTGTAGTAATAATGTTGGAGACATCGATTCAATGTTAGATTTTTACTCAAGCAAGGGAATCCCGGCTAGATTTGAAATCACTCCAACCAAATCAACTACAGAGCTTCTTAGAACCCTAAGTATTAAAGGTTATTTTCAAAGTGGATTCCATACCTCACTATACCGAGGGTTGGATGAAGACGTACAATTAATTAATGAACCACAAAGTTCTATACTTATCCAAGAAATTAGTAAAGATGATTTTAATATTTATGGAGAAATTTATACAAAAGGGTTTGATATGCCTTCG
The Bacillus sp. SM2101 DNA segment above includes these coding regions:
- a CDS encoding GNAT family N-acetyltransferase; this encodes MTILVSKENAVMVEQSEIDALEDRLKLVQELKGNSMGVEIKKFGNAVAFSVKNIPGSSFNTIKGVCSNNVGDIDSMLDFYSSKGIPARFEITPTKSTTELLRTLSIKGYFQSGFHTSLYRGLDEDVQLINEPQSSILIQEISKDDFNIYGEIYTKGFDMPSFLKGNVTENNKILLNNGKWTFYIASVKGEPAGVGALFVKNGVATLAASATVPELRNKGVQTELIKKRIEKAIELRCNIIVGQAAYGSVSQSNMERAGLKVAYTNAIWEKFN